In the Podospora bellae-mahoneyi strain CBS 112042 chromosome 4, whole genome shotgun sequence genome, one interval contains:
- the HSE1 gene encoding ESCRT-0 subunit protein hse1 (COG:U; EggNog:ENOG503NU90), producing MFRAAAAGPYDEAINKATDENLTSEDWGAIMEVCDRVASDANGSKDAVQSMIKRLAHRNANVQLYTLEVANALSQNCGKNMHRELSSRAFTDALLKLANDRNTHNQVKAKILERMKDWSDMFKSDPDLGIMYDAYYRLKQSNPTLHPPSAPQKNSLTEVDRQKEEEELQMALKLSLQEEERKKGKGVGGSSSAAAGPSGSAGAGQQQQQQQQQQEEAAAPIQPVASGTTAATVSRVRALYDFLPSEPGELEFKKGDVIAVLESVYKDWWRGSLKGKTGIFPLNYVEKLTDPTPDELQREAQMEAEVFAEIKNVEKLLTLLSASNTGPREEDNEEISKLYHQTLAIRPKLIKLIEKYSQKKDDFTQLNEKFIKARRDYEALLESSMSHPPGPTYHQYAMRPQIPGGYPPAGQGYAPGPSGPQDPQRFYTPAPAQQESSQYPSSSPSPNFQRPPQTGTPAPVYFAGAEIPSQPNQAPPQAPQQQAPPQPPQQQQAPQQQQGYPQRPNEQRVPSSGQQPAPIQTSVSPPPQGQYAAYQSPSTGGPGGNPRPQSYGGPQELSTSVYDSPVAAHHNPSGSYASFYSANNNDDPYAAASPSAPSAPGAPPLAVPGGVQTNPYYAAAANAGGQYGGEGYGGAPDSPYMSKPAVPVTTMSPPPLKPSGPAFDARQGLPSRIGEGAAGAGGGAAAGGGGGEGRYKAYVPPSAQVAGGGDDAAGNYYRGTGY from the exons ATGTTCcgagcggcggcggccgggCCGTATGATGAGGCCATTA ACAAAGCCACGGATGAGAATCTTACTTCCGAGGACTGGGGAGCCATCATGGAGGTTTGCGACCGGGTAGCGAGCGATGCCAATGGGAGCAAGGATGCGGTGCAGAGCATGATTAAGAGGCTGGCTCATCGGAATGCGAATGTGCAGTTGTATACTCTTGAG GTCGCAAACGCTCTCTCCCAAAACTGTGGAAAGAACATGCACCGCGAGCTCTCCTCCCGTGCGTTTACCGATGCCCTTCTCAAACTGGCCAACGACCGGAACACGCACAATCAAGTCAAGGCGAAGATtctggagaggatgaaggaCTGGAGCGACATGTTCAAGTCTGATCCGGATCTGGGGATCATGTACGATGCTTACTATCGCCTGAAGCAGAGCAACCCCACGCTGCACCCTCCTAGCGCGCCGCAGAAGAATAGCTTGACCGAGGTGGATAGgcagaaagaggaggaggagttgcaGATGGCGCTCAAGCTGAGCttgcaggaggaggagaggaagaaggggaagggagttggtgggagtagttcggctgctgctggcccCAGTGGGAGTGCCGGTGCGggtcagcaacaacaacagcagcagcagcagcaggaggaggcggcagCGCCGATCCAGCCGGTTGCTTCTGGGACTACGGCGGCGACGgtgtcgagggtgagggctTTGTACGATTTCTTGCCGTCGGAGCcgggggagttggagttCAAGAAGGGGGATGTGATTGCCGTGTTGGAGAGTGTGTATAAGgattggtggaggggttcgTTGAAGGGGAAAACGGGCATTTTCCCCTTGAATTATGTGGAGAAGTTGACCGATCCCACGCCGGATGAGCTGCAGAGGGAGGCGCAgatggaggcggaggtgttTGCTGAGATCAAGAATGTGGAGAAGTTGTTGACGTTGTTGAGTGCGAGCAATACTgggccgagggaggaggataacgAGGAGATATCG AAGCTCTATCACCAGACGTTGGCCATTCGGCCTAAGCTTATCAAGCTGATTGAGAAGTACTCTCAGAAGAAAG ATGACTTTACGCAGCTGAATGAAAAGTTCATCAAGGCTAGGAGAGACTACGAGGCTCTGCTTGAGTCGTCCATGTCTCACCCTCCTGGTCCCACGTATCACCAATACGCGATGCGCCCCCAGATTCCTGGAGGCTATCCTCCTGCCGGCCAGGGCTACGCTCCTGGTCCATCTGGTCCTCAAGACCCGCAGAGATTCTACACTCCTGCCCCTGCTCAACAAG AATCATCTCAATacccatcatcctcaccttctcccaaCTTCCAGCGTCCTCCTCAGACGGGAACTCCTGCGCCGGTGTATTTCGCGGGTGCGGAGATTCCATCCCAGCCAAatcaagcaccaccacaggcgcctcagcaacaggcaccaccacaacctcctcagcagcagcaagcgccacaacagcagcagggatACCCTCAACGTCCGAACGAACAGAGGGTGCCGTCTAGCGGGCAGCAGCCGGCCCCGATCCAGACTTCTGtgtcgcctcctcctcaggggCAGTACGCGGCTTATCAGTCCCCGTCAACAGGGGGCCCGGGTGGTAACCCTCGTCCGCAAAGTTATGGGGGGCCGCAGGAGTTGTCCACCTCGGTTTATGACTCGCCTGTTGCGGCGCATCATAATCCGAGCGGGTCGTACGCTTCGTTTTATagcgccaacaacaacgacgatCCTTATGCGGCTGCCAGCCCAAGTGCGCCGAGTGCTCCGGGTGCTCCCCCGCTGGCTGTTCCCGGGGGAGTGCAGACCAATCCTTAttatgctgctgctgcgaatGCGGGTGGGCAGTATGGAGGTGAGGGATATGGTGGTGCGCCGGATAGTCCGTACATGTCAAAGCCGGCGGTGCCGGTGACCACGATGTCGCCCCCGCCGTTGAAGCCGAGCGGGCCGGCGTTTGATGCTCGGCAGGGGTTACCTAGTcggattggggagggtgctgctggtgctggtggtggtgccgctgctgggggagggggaggggaggggaggtatAAAGCTTATGTTCCGCCTAGTGCGCAGGTTGCTGGAGGTGGGGATGATGCGGCGGGGAATTATTATAGGGGGACTGGGTATTAG